Below is a window of Candidatus Binataceae bacterium DNA.
TGGCCGATGAACACGACCGCCATCAGGTAGAGCAGGCCCGAAGTAACCTTGAAGAACGCGCCCATCGGAATCAGGTAGGCAGCGCGCTTGAGAATCACGAATGCCACGATAAGGCATAACGAGGCGGCCGCGATTCCAGCAAGTACCGCGTGCTTCTCGGCCGTCTCGGTCGCGCCGCTCGTGAGCGCCTGGAAGAAAACGATTGTTTCACCGCCCTCGCGCATCACGGCGAGGAAGGCGGTTAGTCCCAGCGCCAATCCGGGAACGCGGCTTTGGCCAGCGCTGTGGACCTTGTGTTTGATGAACGACATCCAGCGGTCGGATTGGGATTTCGAAGTGAGCCAGGAGCTGACGTAGAAGAGGGTTGCCGCCGCGACGAGCTGAAAGATTCCTTCGAGCGTGTCGCTCGCGTCGTCGCTGATAAGGCGATTGATAGCAAAGGCCAGAATGACGCTGGCGACGAGGGCCAGCAGCGCGCCACCATAGATTTCGCGTGACCGAGTCTGCCCGTTGCTGGCGCTGCGCGTGCCTGCGGCCAGCGCAACGATCACGAGCATCGCCTCGAGCCCCTCGCGAAAGAGAATTCCGAGGGAATAAAAGAAGTAAGCGACTACAGTTTCATTCACGGCCGACGCTACTCAGCACAAATTGAGAATCATTCTCAATTAACGATACCGTCATATTCCCGACGATGTCAATCGTAAAGTGATCGTCAGACACGAAGGCCGCAGCGCGGCTTGCGGCACCAATGCTGCCGGAGTAGTTTCAAAAACCGAGGCGTGCCGGCGCATCACGCGCGGCCGCTTCAATTATTTTGGCCTGACTGGGATAGCGAAACTAATCGCGAGGTTCCCAAAGAAGCTCGTGATTCTGGCTTGAAGCTGGCTGAGTCGAACGATGCGCTGCATCTATTGCCGTAAGCGCGCGGGCCTGATGCGCC
It encodes the following:
- a CDS encoding FTR1 family protein, which gives rise to MNETVVAYFFYSLGILFREGLEAMLVIVALAAGTRSASNGQTRSREIYGGALLALVASVILAFAINRLISDDASDTLEGIFQLVAAATLFYVSSWLTSKSQSDRWMSFIKHKVHSAGQSRVPGLALGLTAFLAVMREGGETIVFFQALTSGATETAEKHAVLAGIAAASLCLIVAFVILKRAAYLIPMGAFFKVTSGLLYLMAVVFIGQGIASLQEADRIGATFINHVPTIPMLGIAPTLQSLGAQVALLAIAAISFLMPRREPREKVKVGERAPIRVRPT